From the genome of Nicotiana sylvestris chromosome 2, ASM39365v2, whole genome shotgun sequence, one region includes:
- the LOC104241632 gene encoding uncharacterized protein isoform X2, which translates to MEDWEDVPVPDLLKKEQPRSKWDDEDADDNDVKESWEDEEEPVPAPKPEPPAEKAPKKSAAKASEKKGKEAEIHTKEEPLDPVAEKLRQQRLVEEADYKSTAELFATKGGDDKTIDNFIPKSENDFLEYAELISHKLRPYEKSYHYIGLLKAVMRLSMTALKGADAKEIASSVTAIANEKIKAEKEANASKKKGAKKKQIHVDKADDEAVVNAYDGYDDYDFM; encoded by the exons ATGGAGGATTGGG AGGATGTGCCAGTTCCGGATCTTCTTAAGAAGGAGCAACCAAGGAGTAAATGGGATGACGAAGATGCAGATGATAATGATGTAAAAGAATCGTGGGAAGATGAAGAGGAGCCTGTTCCG GCACCTAAACCAGAACCTCCTGCTGAGAAGGCCCCCAAGAAGTCTGCTGCAAAAGCTAGTGAAAAGAAAGGCAAGGAAGCTGAAATTCATACTAAGGAAGAGCCTCTAGATCCAGTAGCAGAAAAACTTCGCCAGCAAAG GCTTGTTGAAGAAGCTGATTATAAGTCCACAGCTGAATTGTTCGCCACGAAAGGTGGTGATGACAAGACCATTGACAATTTCATCCCCAAAAGTGAGAATGATTTCTTGGAATATGCTGAGTTGATTTCTCATAAGCTGCGACCATATGAG AAAAGCTACCATTATATTGGGTTGCTCAAGGCTGTTATGAGATTGTCAATGACTGCGTTGAAAGGTGCAGATGCTAAAGAAATTGCCTCTTCTGTTACTGCAATTGCAAATGAGAAGATTAAAGCAGAAAAGGAAGCCAATGCAAGTAAAAAGAAAG GTGCAAAGAAGAAGCAGATACATGTTGATAAGGCAGATGATGAAGCTGTGGTAAATGCatatgatggttatgatgattaTGATTTCATGTGA
- the LOC104241632 gene encoding uncharacterized protein isoform X1, producing MEDWEDVPVPDLLKKEQPRSKWDDEDADDNDVKESWEDEEEPVPAPKPEPPAEKAPKKSAAKASEKKGKEAEIHTKEEPLDPVAEKLRQQRLVEEADYKSTAELFATKGGDDKTIDNFIPKSENDFLEYAELISHKLRPYEKSYHYIGLLKAVMRLSMTALKGADAKEIASSVTAIANEKIKAEKEANASKKKAGAKKKQIHVDKADDEAVVNAYDGYDDYDFM from the exons ATGGAGGATTGGG AGGATGTGCCAGTTCCGGATCTTCTTAAGAAGGAGCAACCAAGGAGTAAATGGGATGACGAAGATGCAGATGATAATGATGTAAAAGAATCGTGGGAAGATGAAGAGGAGCCTGTTCCG GCACCTAAACCAGAACCTCCTGCTGAGAAGGCCCCCAAGAAGTCTGCTGCAAAAGCTAGTGAAAAGAAAGGCAAGGAAGCTGAAATTCATACTAAGGAAGAGCCTCTAGATCCAGTAGCAGAAAAACTTCGCCAGCAAAG GCTTGTTGAAGAAGCTGATTATAAGTCCACAGCTGAATTGTTCGCCACGAAAGGTGGTGATGACAAGACCATTGACAATTTCATCCCCAAAAGTGAGAATGATTTCTTGGAATATGCTGAGTTGATTTCTCATAAGCTGCGACCATATGAG AAAAGCTACCATTATATTGGGTTGCTCAAGGCTGTTATGAGATTGTCAATGACTGCGTTGAAAGGTGCAGATGCTAAAGAAATTGCCTCTTCTGTTACTGCAATTGCAAATGAGAAGATTAAAGCAGAAAAGGAAGCCAATGCAAGTAAAAAGAAAG CAGGTGCAAAGAAGAAGCAGATACATGTTGATAAGGCAGATGATGAAGCTGTGGTAAATGCatatgatggttatgatgattaTGATTTCATGTGA
- the LOC104241634 gene encoding anaphase-promoting complex subunit 4 — METEETQRVLPFQLQFDKPIASNIKIAEWNPEKDLLAMVTQDSKLLLHRFNWQRLWTVSPGKNITSICWRPDGKAIAVGLEDGTISLHDVENGKLLRSIKSHSTDVVCLHWEEHRKKDNNSNTSSYEDRTSRFFPPPPRVPKMPGLVPGDSGFMDDIEDSFQELSNSSHQRYNILCSGDKDGSICFNIFGIFPIGTVNIHNLVVSSSLSSSNAASRLLNASICKVALSKDLCHLVVLCNGELITDEVEQGEGQHGLLGLHCLVLNTSIFSKRKTELHQVAQQASNIEDLSEVVRTSLSVMSKIWSDAVHTFHEKFNTVSTLIIDHGLDSTPQDEFLSLLGGARASPPLHQFLENSLGEAGLKRVAKAVNGAGKELQLIVLDHLQPAAEIIGFRIGELRGLSKWRARYKGIGLDEKLMDNATERAGMLLVQVERFMRVLASVVQQFSNFFSWLLKSVKILMAEPSDQLPFNSELVIIFLKFLYDQDPVRQLLEISEGDSSVEVDLETMQRIKQLAHFGGFSDLEYLKRTLAEEFQQMESCFNDAFEMPFSTISGKLLCEDLLPLFPIASSSKLKPYKVPASVSYNEDILHESSESEIHQQALTGYISFKLPDDCFSIANCIGIVRGLTHDLGKLEGISDPVEAALLCIPDGYHCIDLSLYKEGQIVLLLDETVTTSESSGNAYMMILQASDLPFVSLSKSNTLNSWKLHELQDSAIYLQLESEKARSIPHSVVPPLAVSASRGVACVFAARKRALVYILDEDEDEVSDIE, encoded by the exons ATGGAAACAGAGGAAACCCAAAGAGTTCTTCCATTTCAGCTTCAGTTCGACAAACCCATTGCTTCGAAT ATTAAAATAGCGGAATGGAACCCAGAAAAAGATTTACTTGCTATGGTTACACAAGACTCTAAGCTTCTTCTTCATCGTTTCAATTGGCAAAGGCTTTGGACTGTTTCTCCGG GAAAGAACATAACATCCATATGTTGGCGCCCCGATGGGAAAGCAATTGCAGTTGGGCTTGAAGATGGCACCATTTCCTTGCATGATGTAGAA AATGGGAAGCTGTTGCGAAGCATAAAATCCCACTCGACTGATGTTGTGTGTCTCCATTGGGAAGAGCATAGGAAAAAG GACAACAATAGTAACACTTCCAGTTATGAAGATCGAACTTCACGGTTTTTTCCTCCTCCCCCTAGAGTTCCTAAGATGCCTGGACTAGTACCTGGGGATAGTGGCTTCATGGATGATATAGAAGATTCTTTCCAGGAGCTATCAAATTCTTCACATCAAAGATATAACATTTTATGCAGCGGGGACAAGGATGGAAGTATCTGCTTCAATATCTTTGGCATATTTCCAATAGGGACAGTT AACATACACAACCTTGTTGTCTCTAGTTCACTCTCAAGTAGCAATGCTGCTAGCCGACTTCTGAATGCTTCCATTTGTAAG GTGGCCTTGTCTAAAGATCTTTGCCATTTAGTAGTTTTGTGCAATGGGGAGCTAATCACAGATGAGGTTGAACAAGGTGAAGGGCAGCATGGGTTACTTGGCTTACACTGCTTAGTCCTCAACACTTCAATATTTTCAAAAAG GAAAACTGAACTTCACCAGGTAGCCCAACAGGCTTCCAACATTGAAGATCTGAGTGAAGTCGTCCGGACATCACTATCAGTCATGTCTAAGATATGGTCTGATGCTGTGCACACATTTCACGAGAAGTTCAATACTGTATCGACATTGATCATTGACCATG GACTTGACTCTACTCCTCAGGATGAGTTTCTAAGCCTTTTAGGTGGTGCCAGGGCCAGTCCTCCACTTCATCAGTTTTTAGAAAATTCTCTTGGTGAAGCG GGTCTCAAGCGGGTAGCAAAGGCAGTTAATGGTGCTGGGAAAGAGCTTCAGCTAATTGTTCTTGATCATTTACAG CCTGCTGCAGAAATTATTGGATTCAGAATTGGAGAACTGAGAGGGCTTTCAAAATGGCGTGCACGATATAAAGGTATCGGCTTGGATGAAAAGTTGATGGATAATGCTACGGAAAGGGCTGGCATGTTACTTGTACAGGTTGAACGTTTTATGAGGGTTTTAGCTTCTGTTGTACAGCAG TTTTCAAATTTCTTCAGCTGGCTTCTGAAATCTGTGAAGATTCTAATGGCTGAACCAAGTGATCAGCTACCTTTTAATAG TGAACTTGTTATTATATTCTTGAAGTTCCTATATGATCAAGATCCTGTAAGGCAGTTACTGGAGATTTCTGAGGGAGATAGCAGCGTTGAAGTAGACCT GGAAACGATGCAAAGAATTAAACAACTAGCACACTTCGGAGGGTTTTCAGATTTAGAATATTTGAAAAGGACACTAGCAGAAGAATTTCAACAAATGGAGTCTTG CTTCAACGACGCTTTCGAGATGCCATTTTCTACTATTTCGGGAAAACTACTTTGTGAGGATCTGCTACCACTTTTTCCTATTGCATCCTCTTCAAAACTAAAGCCTTACAAGGTTCCTGCATCAGTATCTTACAATGAG GACATTTTGCATGAGTCTTCAGAAAGTGAAATACATCAACAGGCGCTCACTGGGTACATATCCTTCAAATTACCAGATGATTGTTTCTCAATCGCAAACTGCATTGGTATTGTCAGGGGCCTTACACATGATTTAGGCAAACTAGAGGGCATATCGGATCCAGTAGAAGCAGCCCTCTTATGTATTCCTGATGGATATCACTGTATTGACCTCTCACTTTATAAA GAGGGTCAAATTGTTTTATTGTTAGATGAAACTGTAACCACTTCTGAGAGCTCTGGAAATGCGTACATGATGATTCTACAAGCCAGTGACCTCCCATTTGTATCTCTTTCAAAATCTAACACTCTCAATTCTTGGAAACTTCACGAACTTCAG GATTCTGCTATATACCTGCAACTGGAGAGTGAAAAGGCTCGAAGTATTCCACATTCTGTGGTTCCTCCCCTGGCAGTCAGTG CATCAAGAGGTGTAGCTTGTGTTTTTGCTGCAAGAAAGCGCGCTTTAGTTTACATCttggatgaagatgaagatgaagtcTCTGATATAGAGTGA